In one Stenotrophomonas maltophilia genomic region, the following are encoded:
- the hemC gene encoding hydroxymethylbilane synthase yields the protein METVRIATRKSPLALWQSEHVADRLRQAHPGLHVELVPMSTRGDEVLDRSLAAIGGKGLFLKELELAILRGDADCAVHSLKDVPMELDAPFVLPAMLPRHDPADGFVSNLYASLDALPIGARVGTSSLRRQAQLRALRPDLELLDLRGNVNTRLAKLDNGGYDAIVLAVAGLERLGLGDRIVLRLQPPHWLPAPAQGAVAVECDGSNAPLMALFAALDDAATRACVEAERAMNRALHGSCHVPVAAIAQWQGQDLHLQGLVGSASDGRAVRAEGVGPASDPDALGQRVAQRLLDGGAAELLNA from the coding sequence ATGGAAACCGTCCGCATCGCCACCCGCAAGAGCCCGCTCGCCCTCTGGCAGAGCGAACACGTCGCCGACCGCCTCCGCCAGGCCCATCCCGGCCTGCACGTGGAGCTGGTCCCGATGAGCACGCGCGGCGATGAAGTGCTCGACCGCTCGCTGGCCGCCATCGGTGGCAAGGGCCTGTTCCTGAAGGAACTGGAGCTGGCCATCCTGCGCGGCGACGCCGACTGCGCCGTGCATTCGCTGAAGGATGTGCCGATGGAACTGGATGCGCCGTTCGTGCTGCCGGCCATGCTGCCCCGTCATGACCCGGCCGACGGCTTCGTCTCCAACCTCTATGCCTCGCTTGATGCGTTGCCCATCGGCGCGCGCGTCGGCACGTCCTCGCTGCGCCGCCAGGCCCAGCTGCGTGCGCTGCGCCCGGACCTGGAACTGCTGGACCTGCGTGGCAACGTCAATACGCGCCTGGCCAAGCTCGACAACGGGGGCTACGACGCCATCGTGCTGGCCGTCGCCGGGCTGGAGCGCCTGGGACTGGGCGATCGGATCGTGCTGCGCCTGCAGCCGCCGCACTGGCTGCCGGCGCCGGCGCAGGGCGCCGTGGCCGTGGAGTGCGACGGCAGCAATGCGCCGCTGATGGCCTTGTTCGCTGCGCTCGATGACGCCGCGACACGGGCCTGCGTGGAAGCGGAGCGGGCAATGAACCGCGCGCTGCATGGCAGCTGCCATGTGCCGGTGGCGGCGATCGCGCAGTGGCAGGGGCAGGACCTGCACCTGCAGGGGCTGGTCGGCAGCGCCAGCGATGGCCGTGCGGTGCGCGCCGAAGGCGTGGGTCCGGCCAGCGACCCGGACGCGCTGGGCCAGCGCGTGGCGCAGAGGCTGCTCGATGGCGGTGCGGCTGAGCTGCTGAACGCCTGA
- a CDS encoding LytR/AlgR family response regulator transcription factor: MRVVIADDEPLARERLRSLLAAQEGVDVVAEAGNGEQALHACAELQPDLVLLDIAMPGLDGLEAARHLASFEPRPAVVFCTAYDAHALSAFEAAAIDYLMKPVRAERLAAAIARARTFLAGRGGQPQHDAGQQARSMLCARLRGSLRLIPLDDIHYLQAEEKYVVVHHARGEDLIEESLKSLEEEFASRFVRIHRNCLVARHELVELRRGVGGQVQAVLRHGKQPLEVSRRCVATLKQELRHL, translated from the coding sequence GTGAGGGTAGTCATCGCCGATGACGAACCGCTGGCGCGCGAGCGCCTGCGCAGCCTGCTGGCCGCGCAGGAGGGGGTGGACGTGGTGGCCGAGGCCGGTAACGGCGAGCAGGCCCTGCACGCCTGCGCGGAACTGCAGCCGGACCTGGTGCTGCTGGACATCGCGATGCCCGGACTGGATGGGCTGGAAGCGGCCCGTCACCTGGCCAGCTTCGAGCCACGCCCGGCGGTGGTGTTCTGTACGGCCTATGACGCGCATGCCTTGTCGGCATTCGAAGCGGCGGCCATCGACTACCTGATGAAGCCGGTGCGTGCCGAGCGGCTGGCAGCGGCCATCGCGCGCGCACGGACCTTTCTGGCCGGGCGCGGGGGGCAGCCACAGCACGATGCGGGGCAACAGGCACGCAGCATGCTGTGCGCCCGGCTGCGGGGCAGCCTGCGGCTGATTCCGCTGGATGACATCCATTACCTGCAGGCCGAGGAAAAGTACGTGGTGGTGCACCACGCGCGCGGTGAGGACCTGATCGAGGAGTCGCTGAAGTCGCTGGAGGAGGAATTCGCCAGCCGCTTCGTGCGCATCCACCGCAACTGTCTGGTGGCGCGGCACGAACTGGTGGAACTGCGTCGTGGCGTGGGCGGGCAGGTGCAGGCGGTGCTCCGGCATGGCAAGCAGCCGCTGGAGGTCAGCCGCCGCTGTGTGGCGACGCTGAAGCAGGAACTGCGGCATCTGTGA
- the mdoH gene encoding glucans biosynthesis glucosyltransferase MdoH: MGVQTIHAEAESAGPDAGWALLPAEVPLPMPEQTLREGQLRVRRHRTSPRLIGLRRLYILGGTLVMTAAATRMMWRVLSVNGISVLEACLLVLFVGLFAWIALSFASAVAGFLTAVFDRGYRLGIDPDKPLPTVHSRTALLMPTYNEDPRRLLAGLRAIYESVAATGQLERFDFFVLSDTRRDDIARAEEQVFAELREQVPDGRVRLFYRRRGDNSGRKAGNIADWVRRFGGAYPQMLILDADSLMTGDSIVRLVAGMEHNADVGLIQTLPSVIGGRTLFARMQQFGGRVYGPVIARGVAWWHGAESNYWGHNAIIRTRAFADHAGLPSLPGRKPFGGHVLSHDFVEAALMRRGGWAAHMVPYLGGSYEEGPPTLTDLLVRDRRWCQGNLQHGKVVGSRGLHWISRMHMLIGIGHYFTAPMWAMLMLIGIAIPLFQEGIDFNAVLHLAPGVYWRAQDEQQVVRLFAATMAVLLMPKVLGYLAMLLDPVDRRGCGGAFRAFVSMLVETVLAALMAPVVMYVQSRGVAEVLSGRDSGWDAQQRDDGGISWMALVRGYGGLGLFGAFMGVLAWLVSPSLAAWMAPVVIGMVLAIPVVALTSSRGPGAFLHRLGLLDIPEENIPPPVLVRAAQLRREAAEQPPLY; encoded by the coding sequence ATGGGGGTGCAGACCATCCATGCGGAGGCGGAATCGGCCGGGCCTGACGCCGGCTGGGCGCTGCTGCCTGCCGAAGTGCCCTTGCCGATGCCCGAGCAGACCCTGCGCGAAGGGCAGCTCAGGGTGCGCCGGCACCGCACCTCGCCACGCCTGATCGGCCTGCGTCGGCTGTACATCCTGGGCGGCACGCTGGTGATGACCGCAGCGGCCACCCGGATGATGTGGCGGGTGTTGTCGGTCAACGGCATCAGCGTGCTCGAAGCCTGCCTGCTGGTGCTGTTCGTGGGCCTGTTCGCCTGGATCGCGCTGTCGTTCGCCAGCGCGGTGGCAGGCTTCCTCACCGCCGTGTTCGACCGTGGCTATCGCCTGGGCATTGATCCGGACAAGCCGCTGCCCACCGTGCACAGCCGCACGGCGCTGCTGATGCCGACCTACAACGAGGATCCGCGCCGGCTGCTGGCCGGCCTGCGTGCGATCTACGAATCGGTGGCGGCCACCGGCCAGCTGGAGCGTTTCGACTTCTTCGTGCTCAGTGACACCCGCCGTGACGATATCGCGCGGGCCGAAGAGCAGGTCTTCGCCGAGCTCCGCGAGCAGGTGCCCGACGGCCGCGTGCGGCTGTTCTACCGCCGTCGTGGCGACAACAGCGGCCGCAAGGCGGGCAACATCGCCGACTGGGTGCGCCGCTTCGGCGGGGCCTACCCGCAGATGCTGATCCTGGACGCCGACAGCCTGATGACCGGCGACAGCATCGTGCGCCTGGTGGCCGGCATGGAACACAACGCTGACGTCGGCCTGATTCAGACCCTGCCGTCGGTGATCGGCGGACGCACCCTGTTCGCCCGCATGCAGCAGTTCGGTGGCCGCGTCTACGGGCCGGTGATCGCCCGGGGCGTGGCCTGGTGGCACGGCGCTGAAAGCAACTACTGGGGCCACAACGCCATCATCCGCACCCGTGCCTTCGCCGACCATGCCGGCCTGCCATCGCTGCCTGGGCGCAAGCCGTTCGGCGGCCACGTGCTCAGCCACGACTTCGTCGAAGCCGCGCTGATGCGGCGTGGCGGCTGGGCCGCGCACATGGTGCCGTACCTGGGGGGCAGCTATGAGGAAGGCCCGCCGACCCTGACCGACCTGCTGGTGCGCGACCGTCGCTGGTGCCAGGGCAACCTGCAGCACGGCAAGGTGGTCGGCAGCCGCGGCCTGCACTGGATCAGCCGCATGCACATGCTGATCGGCATCGGCCATTACTTCACTGCGCCCATGTGGGCGATGCTGATGCTGATCGGCATCGCCATCCCGCTGTTCCAGGAAGGCATCGACTTCAATGCCGTGCTGCACCTGGCGCCCGGCGTGTACTGGCGCGCGCAGGACGAGCAGCAGGTGGTGCGCCTGTTCGCCGCCACCATGGCGGTACTGCTGATGCCCAAGGTGCTGGGCTACCTGGCGATGCTGCTGGACCCGGTGGATCGTCGTGGCTGCGGCGGTGCGTTCCGTGCCTTCGTGTCGATGCTGGTGGAGACCGTGCTGGCGGCACTGATGGCGCCGGTGGTCATGTATGTGCAGTCCCGCGGCGTGGCCGAAGTGCTGTCCGGACGCGACTCGGGGTGGGACGCCCAGCAGCGCGACGACGGTGGCATTTCCTGGATGGCGCTGGTGCGCGGTTACGGCGGCCTGGGCCTGTTCGGCGCCTTCATGGGCGTGCTGGCCTGGCTGGTCTCGCCGTCGCTGGCGGCATGGATGGCGCCGGTGGTGATAGGCATGGTGCTGGCCATCCCGGTGGTCGCACTGACCTCGTCGCGCGGTCCCGGTGCGTTCCTGCACCGGCTGGGCCTGCTCGACATCCCCGAGGAGAACATTCCGCCGCCGGTGCTGGTACGCGCCGCGCAGCTGCGCCGGGAAGCGGCCGAACAGCCGCCGCTGTACTGA
- a CDS encoding DUF2628 domain-containing protein: MNTVDLTHFSPKWQFRFNFYRQHGAPKEPGFKQAWRALSFGDRLKINLNIFALFFGPIYLLILGMWRKALVVIGIAIGLAAITMFLPDIVGRAVFIAFNVLVASSTNYSYYLEKVEGRTGWNPFEGMF, translated from the coding sequence ATGAATACCGTCGACCTCACCCACTTCAGCCCCAAGTGGCAGTTCCGCTTCAACTTCTACCGCCAGCACGGCGCGCCCAAGGAGCCCGGCTTCAAGCAGGCCTGGCGGGCCCTGTCCTTCGGCGACCGCCTGAAGATCAACCTGAACATCTTTGCCCTGTTCTTCGGCCCCATCTACCTGCTGATCCTGGGCATGTGGCGCAAGGCGCTGGTGGTGATCGGCATCGCCATCGGCCTGGCGGCCATCACGATGTTCCTGCCCGACATCGTCGGCCGCGCGGTGTTCATCGCCTTCAATGTCCTGGTCGCCTCCAGCACCAACTACAGCTATTACCTGGAAAAGGTGGAAGGCCGGACCGGCTGGAACCCGTTTGAAGGAATGTTCTGA
- a CDS encoding sensor histidine kinase, translating into MSPASTPPWMPELCRLRRLAAMLGLAELVVVLLALAPDGSRHWTVGELLSASGFALWLALAVTASLCMLRQALSRLPPLLGAAAAIALAALIAVVCAGIIHALYAVLGDSFARGISFWRFTLGSAATSALISALALRYFYVSDRWAAQVQANARAQADALQARIRPHFLFNSMNLIASLLHRDPAVAERAVLDLSDLFRAALGAGDGDSTLQAECELAERYLSIESLRLGERLQVRWQRDEPLPWEQPLPRLVLQPLVENAVLHGISRLPEGGTVELHVAREGNELHIRVRNPAPDPQMPGLALARGAGHAQHSIGHRLAWRFGSAARMTAGWSEGYYACQVTVPIQ; encoded by the coding sequence ATGTCTCCGGCCAGCACGCCTCCCTGGATGCCGGAACTGTGCCGCCTGCGGCGGCTGGCGGCGATGCTCGGCCTGGCCGAGCTGGTGGTGGTGCTGCTGGCCCTGGCGCCCGATGGCAGCCGTCACTGGACGGTGGGCGAGCTGCTTTCGGCCAGCGGTTTCGCACTCTGGCTGGCGCTGGCGGTGACCGCCAGCCTGTGCATGCTGCGGCAGGCGCTGTCGAGGCTGCCACCGCTGCTGGGCGCCGCTGCGGCGATCGCACTGGCGGCGCTGATCGCCGTGGTCTGCGCGGGCATCATCCACGCGCTGTATGCCGTGCTGGGCGACAGCTTCGCCCGTGGCATCAGCTTCTGGCGCTTCACCCTTGGCAGTGCGGCCACCAGCGCACTGATCAGCGCGCTGGCCCTGCGCTACTTCTACGTGAGCGACCGCTGGGCCGCGCAGGTGCAGGCCAACGCACGTGCACAGGCCGATGCACTGCAGGCCCGGATCCGTCCGCATTTCCTGTTCAACAGCATGAATCTGATCGCCAGCCTGCTGCATCGTGATCCGGCGGTGGCCGAACGCGCCGTGCTGGACCTGTCCGATCTGTTCCGCGCGGCGCTGGGGGCGGGCGATGGAGACTCCACCCTGCAGGCCGAATGCGAGCTGGCCGAGCGTTACCTGTCGATCGAGTCGCTGCGCCTGGGAGAGCGCCTGCAGGTGCGTTGGCAGCGTGACGAGCCGCTGCCGTGGGAGCAGCCGCTGCCGCGGCTGGTGTTGCAGCCACTGGTGGAAAACGCGGTGCTGCATGGCATTTCGCGGTTGCCGGAAGGTGGCACCGTCGAGCTGCACGTGGCGCGCGAAGGCAACGAGCTGCACATCCGCGTACGCAATCCCGCTCCCGATCCACAGATGCCGGGGCTGGCCCTGGCACGCGGCGCCGGGCATGCCCAGCACAGCATCGGTCATCGCCTGGCGTGGCGCTTCGGCAGTGCCGCACGGATGACGGCCGGCTGGAGCGAGGGCTACTATGCCTGCCAGGTGACGGTGCCGATCCAGTGA
- a CDS encoding alpha/beta hydrolase translates to MLQTVEQETGASPQWSVIWLHGLGADGHDFAPIVPELVRPHWPALRFVFPHAPVRPITINNGVPMRGWYDIVGMDFRSRADMAGVRESVAQVEALIAREIERGITPEQIFLAGFSQGGAIILTAALSRTAPLAGLIALSTYLPDADSAERVATAVDVPVFMAHGSGDPVIPQAVAAHSAQALRALGLQVQWHSYPMAHQVCAEEIDALGDWLQERLGVA, encoded by the coding sequence ATGCTGCAAACGGTGGAACAGGAAACCGGCGCCTCGCCGCAGTGGTCGGTGATCTGGCTGCACGGCCTCGGCGCCGATGGCCATGACTTCGCCCCGATCGTTCCGGAGCTGGTGCGTCCGCACTGGCCGGCGCTGCGCTTCGTGTTCCCGCACGCCCCGGTGCGGCCGATCACGATCAACAACGGCGTGCCGATGCGCGGCTGGTACGACATCGTCGGCATGGATTTCCGTTCCCGCGCCGACATGGCCGGCGTGCGCGAATCGGTGGCCCAGGTAGAGGCCCTGATCGCCCGCGAGATCGAGCGGGGCATCACGCCGGAGCAGATCTTCCTGGCCGGCTTCTCGCAGGGGGGCGCGATCATTCTTACCGCCGCGCTGTCGCGCACGGCGCCGCTGGCCGGGCTGATCGCGCTGTCCACCTACCTGCCCGACGCGGACAGCGCCGAGCGCGTGGCTACCGCAGTGGACGTGCCGGTGTTCATGGCCCACGGCAGCGGCGATCCGGTCATTCCTCAGGCGGTAGCCGCACACAGCGCGCAGGCGCTGCGCGCGTTGGGCCTGCAGGTGCAGTGGCACAGCTACCCGATGGCGCACCAGGTCTGTGCCGAGGAGATCGATGCCCTGGGTGACTGGCTGCAGGAACGCCTGGGCGTCGCCTGA